One Polaribacter sp. KT25b DNA segment encodes these proteins:
- a CDS encoding single-stranded DNA-binding protein codes for MASTVNKVILIGNLGDDVKMHYFDGGNSIGRFPIATSENYTNKQTGEKITTTDWHNIVVRNKLAEICEKYLSKGDKVYVEGKLKNRQWEQDGVKRYSTEVHVHEMTFLTTKKSLDSANNSKQNQQSAAKPTSVASEKNDDLPF; via the coding sequence ATGGCAAGCACAGTAAACAAGGTAATTTTAATTGGTAATTTAGGCGATGATGTAAAAATGCATTATTTTGATGGAGGAAATTCTATTGGAAGATTCCCTATTGCTACTAGCGAAAATTACACAAATAAGCAAACTGGCGAAAAAATTACAACTACAGATTGGCACAATATTGTTGTTAGAAATAAATTAGCAGAAATTTGCGAAAAATATTTATCTAAGGGCGATAAAGTGTATGTTGAAGGAAAACTTAAAAATAGACAATGGGAGCAAGATGGCGTTAAACGCTATTCAACAGAAGTTCATGTTCATGAAATGACCTTTTTAACGACTAAAAAGAGCCTTGATTCTGCAAATAATTCAAAACAAAACCAACAATCTGCTGCAAAACCAACATCTGTTGCTTCAGAAAAGAATGACGATTTACCTTTTTAA
- the gldE gene encoding gliding motility-associated protein GldE — translation MDPDPELFFIFFTSINFLTGINLIAFIALLISSALISGTEVAFFSLSQTDLNVLSNDGKEDNIIVKLLERPRKLLATILITNNFINILIVLLFASLAENLFGDFDYQLNLHFISVPIRFLIEVILVTFLILLFGEVLPKVYASRNALPFSKKMSKFIHVINILLTPFSTPLISLTKFVEKKLGSRNTNFSVETLSQALELTSDGATTKDEQKILEGIVNFGNTETVQIMKPRIDLFALSDTETYENVLTKILENGYSRNPVYKENIDNIVGVLYAKDLLAHLNKKDFKWQNLVREAFFVPENKKLDDLLDNFRARKNHLAIVVDEYGGTSGIVTLEDVIEEIVGDINDEFDDDDLAYSKIDENNYIFEGKTSIKDFCRVLDDEDEEIFEEEKGESETIAGFILEISGKFPKKGEKINFKNYTFTIEALDKKRIKQIKATRNA, via the coding sequence TTGGACCCAGATCCCGAACTTTTTTTTATATTTTTTACTTCAATTAATTTCTTAACCGGAATTAATCTTATTGCTTTTATTGCCTTATTAATAAGTTCTGCATTAATATCCGGAACAGAAGTTGCTTTTTTCTCGCTTTCTCAAACAGATTTAAACGTACTTTCTAACGACGGAAAAGAAGATAATATTATTGTAAAATTATTAGAAAGACCTAGAAAATTATTAGCAACAATTTTAATTACCAATAACTTTATTAATATTTTAATTGTTTTGCTATTTGCTTCTTTAGCAGAAAATTTATTTGGTGATTTTGATTATCAACTAAATCTTCATTTTATTTCTGTTCCTATTCGTTTTTTAATTGAAGTTATACTAGTAACCTTTTTAATACTATTGTTTGGCGAGGTTTTACCTAAAGTGTATGCTTCTAGAAATGCATTGCCTTTTTCAAAAAAAATGTCGAAATTTATTCATGTAATAAATATTTTGCTAACTCCTTTTAGCACACCTCTAATTTCGTTAACAAAATTTGTTGAAAAAAAATTAGGTAGCAGAAACACTAATTTTTCTGTTGAAACATTGTCGCAAGCTTTAGAATTAACTTCGGATGGAGCAACAACCAAAGATGAACAAAAAATTTTAGAAGGAATTGTAAATTTCGGAAACACTGAAACTGTGCAAATTATGAAACCTAGAATAGATCTTTTTGCACTTTCTGATACAGAAACGTATGAAAACGTGTTGACTAAAATTTTAGAAAATGGCTATTCTAGAAACCCTGTTTACAAAGAAAATATAGACAATATTGTAGGTGTTTTGTACGCAAAAGATTTATTAGCTCATTTAAATAAGAAAGATTTTAAATGGCAAAATTTAGTTCGTGAAGCTTTTTTTGTCCCAGAAAACAAAAAATTAGATGATTTATTAGACAACTTTAGAGCACGTAAAAACCACTTAGCAATTGTTGTTGATGAATATGGAGGCACAAGCGGAATAGTTACTCTTGAGGATGTTATCGAAGAAATTGTAGGCGATATTAATGATGAGTTTGATGATGATGATTTAGCCTATTCTAAAATTGATGAAAATAACTACATCTTTGAAGGTAAAACAAGTATTAAAGATTTTTGTAGAGTTTTAGATGATGAAGACGAAGAGATTTTTGAAGAGGAAAAAGGTGAAAGTGAAACGATTGCAGGTTTTATTTTAGAAATTTCTGGTAAATTCCCTAAAAAAGGAGAGAAAATAAACTTCAAGAATTATACGTTTACTATTGAAGCGTTAGATAAAAAACGCATCAAACAAATAAAAGCAACCAGAAATGCGTAA
- a CDS encoding DNA mismatch repair protein MutS, which produces MKKPLDFYVQQKAELESKAAALKKKLINLGIFRFAVFLGVAFLIYLTLGKYPDVFIVAFLGISLFTFLVLQFIKLKRKKEILDAKIKINKIEIKVLSRDFHHLETGKEFINPLHYYSNDIDLFGTGSFFQYLNRTATNDGKNLLANTFTENKTIAILEKQNVLKELSKKVIWRQHFSALASLVSVKNTSKSIVSWISNYTSVFSKHLSKIQIVFSLISVVLIGLISFGIIPFTIIIIWFFIGLSVTGSFIKKTSHLYSETDKVRETFKQYHQLLDEIENEEFTSKILKEKQEIIKSEEKKASTIFKEFSKTLDGFDQRNNIVISVLGNGLFLSEIFNACKVEKWILKYKHTVQKWFEVVAFFDAQNSLANFKFNHPKFVFPEILSEKEIIKATNLGHPLLKVDKRIDNDFTIDDEQFFIITGANMAGKSTFLRTVSLSIVMANCGLPVCAERFKYQPIKLITSMRTTDSLTEDESYFYSELKRLKFIVDEIKSEKYFIILDEILKGTNSKDKAIGSKKFVEKLSKSKSTGIIATHDVSLCELENEFSGIKNYYFDAEIINNELHFDYTLKNGICKNMNASFLLHKMEIV; this is translated from the coding sequence ATGAAAAAACCTTTAGATTTTTATGTTCAGCAAAAAGCTGAATTAGAGAGTAAAGCAGCTGCTTTAAAAAAGAAATTAATTAATTTGGGCATTTTTAGATTCGCCGTTTTTTTAGGAGTTGCATTTTTAATTTATCTTACTTTAGGTAAATATCCAGATGTTTTTATAGTCGCCTTTTTAGGGATTTCACTTTTTACTTTTTTGGTGTTACAATTTATTAAATTAAAGAGAAAAAAAGAGATTTTAGATGCAAAAATTAAGATCAATAAAATAGAAATTAAAGTTTTAAGTCGTGATTTTCATCACTTAGAAACTGGTAAAGAATTTATAAATCCGTTACATTATTATAGCAATGATATTGATTTATTTGGCACAGGTTCTTTTTTTCAATATCTAAATAGAACAGCGACAAACGATGGAAAAAATCTTTTAGCAAATACATTTACAGAAAATAAAACAATAGCTATTTTAGAGAAACAAAATGTTTTAAAAGAGCTTTCTAAAAAGGTAATTTGGCGTCAACATTTTTCTGCTTTAGCAAGTTTGGTTTCTGTTAAAAACACCTCTAAATCTATTGTAAGTTGGATTTCTAATTATACTTCGGTTTTTTCTAAACATTTATCAAAAATACAAATTGTATTTTCTTTAATTTCTGTGGTTTTAATTGGTTTAATTTCTTTCGGAATTATACCTTTTACAATTATCATTATATGGTTTTTTATAGGGCTTTCTGTTACAGGTAGCTTTATTAAAAAAACGAGTCATTTATACTCAGAAACCGATAAAGTTAGAGAGACTTTTAAGCAATATCATCAATTATTAGATGAAATAGAAAATGAAGAATTTACATCAAAAATATTAAAAGAAAAACAAGAGATTATAAAATCTGAAGAGAAAAAAGCATCAACAATTTTTAAAGAATTTTCTAAAACTTTAGATGGTTTTGATCAAAGAAATAACATCGTTATTTCTGTGCTTGGAAATGGGTTATTTTTATCAGAAATATTTAATGCTTGTAAAGTAGAAAAATGGATTTTAAAGTACAAACATACTGTGCAAAAATGGTTTGAAGTTGTTGCTTTTTTTGATGCTCAAAATTCGTTAGCAAATTTTAAATTTAATCATCCAAAGTTTGTGTTTCCGGAAATTTTATCAGAAAAAGAAATTATAAAAGCAACTAATTTAGGGCATCCATTGTTAAAAGTTGATAAGAGAATTGATAATGATTTCACGATTGATGATGAGCAGTTTTTTATAATTACAGGTGCAAATATGGCAGGGAAAAGTACGTTTTTAAGAACGGTTTCTTTATCAATTGTAATGGCAAATTGTGGGTTACCTGTTTGTGCAGAACGTTTTAAATATCAGCCAATAAAACTGATTACAAGTATGAGAACTACAGATTCTTTAACAGAAGATGAGTCTTATTTTTATTCAGAATTAAAGCGTTTAAAATTTATTGTTGATGAAATCAAATCAGAAAAATACTTTATTATTTTAGATGAAATTTTAAAAGGAACAAACAGTAAAGACAAAGCAATTGGCTCTAAAAAGTTTGTAGAAAAATTATCAAAATCTAAATCAACAGGAATTATTGCAACGCATGATGTGAGTTTGTGTGAATTAGAAAACGAGTTTTCAGGAATCAAAAATTATTATTTTGATGCAGAAATTATCAATAACGAATTACATTTTGATTACACTTTAAAAAACGGAATTTGTAAAAATATGAATGCTTCTTTTCTATTACATAAAATGGAAATTGTTTAA
- the gldD gene encoding gliding motility lipoprotein GldD, translating into MRNIFILLFLLIFISCNSDILPKPKAYLSLEYPKKEYSYLTLERPYSFEVLKSTKIIDDENNWLKIEYPNLKASIDITYRPVKNNLKELLTESEKLVFKHAVKAEQIIPKDFVNPKKRVFGSLYEITGNAASQIQFHVTDSTNNFIKGSLYFYVKPNYDSILPAVAYVKEDILHLIETLEWK; encoded by the coding sequence ATGCGTAATATTTTTATTCTCTTATTTTTACTAATTTTTATTTCTTGTAATTCAGATATTTTACCAAAACCAAAAGCGTATTTGAGTTTAGAATATCCTAAAAAAGAATATTCATATTTAACTTTAGAAAGACCTTATTCTTTTGAAGTTTTAAAAAGCACAAAGATTATTGATGACGAAAATAATTGGTTAAAAATTGAATATCCTAATTTAAAAGCGTCAATAGATATTACTTACAGACCTGTTAAAAATAATTTAAAAGAGCTTTTAACAGAGTCTGAAAAATTGGTTTTTAAACACGCTGTAAAAGCAGAACAAATTATACCAAAAGACTTTGTAAACCCTAAAAAAAGAGTATTCGGAAGTTTATATGAAATTACAGGAAATGCAGCTTCTCAAATTCAGTTTCATGTAACTGATAGCACAAATAATTTTATAAAAGGTTCTTTATATTTTTACGTAAAACCAAATTACGACTCCATTTTACCAGCAGTTGCTTATGTAAAAGAAGATATTTTACATCTGATAGAAACTTTAGAATGGAAATAA
- a CDS encoding HU family DNA-binding protein, whose protein sequence is MTKADIVSKISDKSGIEKTDVLATVEAFMAEVKGALENGDNVYLRGFGSFIIKTRAEKTGRNISKNTTIKIPAHNIPAFKPAKTFTEGVKNKVAVK, encoded by the coding sequence ATGACGAAAGCAGATATCGTATCAAAAATTTCAGACAAATCTGGTATAGAAAAAACAGATGTTTTAGCAACTGTTGAAGCATTTATGGCTGAAGTGAAGGGTGCATTAGAAAATGGTGATAACGTTTATTTAAGAGGTTTTGGTAGTTTTATTATCAAAACAAGAGCAGAGAAAACTGGTAGAAATATTTCTAAGAATACAACTATTAAGATTCCAGCTCACAATATTCCAGCTTTTAAACCGGCTAAAACTTTTACTGAAGGAGTAAAAAACAAAGTAGCAGTAAAGTAA
- the mutY gene encoding A/G-specific adenine glycosylase — translation MKFSNTLIYWQLQNNRELPWRKTKNPYFIWLSEIMLQQTRVAQGMAYYLKFTAHFPSVFDLAKADESTVLKMWQGLGYYSRARNLHFTAKQIANEFNGKFPSTYKEIIKLKGIGDYTASAIASICFNEPTAVVDGNVYRVLSRYFGIKTPINSSAGIKEFKALAQTLLDTTQPGTHNQALMDFGALHCKPQNPLCETCPFSNSCVALKQKLTKELPIKEKKIKVKNRYFNFLVIITDDNKTILSERKGKGIWQGLYQFPLIESDYNINKDELVSSENFINLFPDETTISLFNKKEIVHKLSHQHLYTQFWIIETATSSKAKINWKDIKEHPVPVLIANFIEEFLSKSN, via the coding sequence ATGAAATTTTCTAATACTTTAATATACTGGCAGTTACAAAACAACCGAGAATTACCTTGGCGCAAAACTAAGAATCCATATTTTATTTGGTTGTCAGAAATCATGCTACAACAAACAAGAGTTGCTCAAGGAATGGCATATTATCTAAAATTTACAGCACATTTTCCCTCTGTTTTCGACCTCGCTAAAGCGGATGAAAGCACCGTTTTAAAAATGTGGCAAGGTTTAGGATATTATTCTCGTGCAAGAAATCTACATTTTACAGCAAAACAAATTGCAAACGAATTTAATGGCAAATTTCCATCAACATATAAAGAGATTATAAAGCTTAAAGGAATTGGCGATTATACAGCTTCTGCAATTGCATCTATTTGTTTTAATGAACCAACTGCTGTTGTAGATGGCAATGTTTACAGAGTTTTATCGAGATATTTTGGTATTAAAACTCCTATAAATTCATCCGCAGGAATTAAAGAATTTAAAGCTTTAGCACAAACATTATTAGATACAACACAACCAGGAACGCATAACCAAGCATTAATGGATTTTGGCGCATTGCACTGCAAACCTCAAAACCCGCTTTGCGAAACCTGTCCTTTTTCTAATAGTTGCGTAGCTTTAAAACAAAAATTAACAAAAGAATTACCTATAAAGGAGAAGAAAATTAAAGTTAAAAATCGTTATTTTAATTTTCTTGTAATAATTACAGATGACAATAAAACCATTTTATCAGAAAGAAAAGGAAAAGGCATTTGGCAAGGTTTGTATCAATTTCCTTTAATTGAAAGTGATTATAACATTAATAAAGACGAACTTGTTTCATCAGAAAATTTCATTAATTTATTTCCTGATGAAACCACTATTTCTTTATTTAATAAAAAAGAAATAGTTCATAAATTATCTCACCAACATCTTTATACTCAGTTCTGGATTATAGAAACAGCAACTTCATCTAAAGCAAAAATAAATTGGAAAGACATTAAAGAGCATCCTGTTCCTGTTTTAATTGCCAATTTTATTGAAGAATTTCTATCTAAAAGTAATTGA
- a CDS encoding ribonuclease E/G: MKTELIIRSNSSDIDFALLRDGKLIELNNETTGNKFSVGDIFLAKIGKVLTGLNAAFVNVGYPKDGFLHYHDLGAQVNSLNSFIKKVGTGKYKEFTLKNFQKEVDINKDGSINNVLKTGQNLLVQIVKEPISTKGPRLSSELSIAGRFLVLVPFSNRVSVSQKIEDPAEKERLKRLAKSIKPKGFGVILRTVAEGKKVAELDKDLQNSLDRWKTMCKRIPNTNTPTKILSELNRASSILRDVMNETFTNIVTNDETLKVEIKEYLQEIYPEKEKIVKLHRSETPIFEKYGIERQIKTSFGKTVSMSKGAYLVIEHTEALHVIDVNSGNRSNKAGSQEETALEVNLIAAAEIARQLQLRDMGGIIVVDFIDMHKVENRNKLFQYLKEQMSFDRTKHKILPPSKFGLVQITRQRVRPELSIKTTEADPNINGQVEAPIVLLDKIESDLEKFILNSKSNNKKIQLHIHPFIASYLTKGVNSIRFKWYLKHKKWITIIPRDAYTYLYYKFQASK; encoded by the coding sequence ATGAAAACAGAATTGATAATTCGTTCAAATTCATCTGATATTGATTTTGCCTTATTAAGAGATGGAAAACTTATTGAATTAAATAATGAAACAACTGGTAATAAATTTTCTGTTGGCGATATTTTTTTAGCCAAAATAGGAAAAGTATTAACTGGTTTAAATGCTGCCTTTGTAAATGTAGGTTATCCAAAAGATGGATTTTTACATTATCATGATTTAGGTGCACAAGTAAACTCATTAAATTCATTCATTAAGAAAGTAGGCACAGGTAAGTATAAAGAATTCACTTTAAAAAACTTCCAAAAAGAAGTTGACATTAACAAAGACGGTAGTATTAACAATGTACTAAAAACAGGACAAAACCTATTAGTACAAATTGTAAAAGAACCAATTTCTACAAAAGGTCCAAGATTAAGCTCAGAGCTTTCTATTGCTGGTAGATTTTTGGTTTTAGTTCCTTTTTCTAACCGAGTTTCTGTATCTCAAAAGATAGAAGACCCAGCAGAAAAAGAACGTTTAAAAAGATTGGCAAAAAGCATAAAACCTAAAGGTTTTGGCGTTATTTTAAGAACTGTTGCTGAAGGAAAAAAAGTAGCAGAATTAGATAAAGATTTGCAAAACTCATTAGATCGTTGGAAAACCATGTGTAAGAGAATACCTAACACAAACACACCAACTAAAATATTAAGTGAGTTAAATAGAGCATCTTCTATTTTAAGAGATGTTATGAATGAAACTTTTACAAACATTGTAACTAATGACGAAACTTTGAAAGTAGAAATTAAAGAATATCTGCAAGAAATTTATCCCGAAAAGGAAAAAATTGTAAAGTTGCACAGGTCTGAAACTCCAATTTTTGAAAAATATGGAATAGAAAGGCAAATTAAAACTTCGTTTGGAAAAACAGTTTCTATGAGTAAAGGTGCGTATCTAGTTATAGAGCACACAGAAGCTTTACACGTTATTGATGTAAATAGCGGAAATCGTTCTAATAAAGCTGGCTCTCAAGAAGAGACAGCGTTAGAAGTTAATTTAATTGCTGCAGCAGAAATAGCACGTCAATTACAATTGCGTGATATGGGAGGCATTATCGTAGTTGATTTTATTGATATGCATAAAGTTGAAAACAGAAATAAACTGTTTCAATATTTAAAAGAACAAATGTCTTTTGATAGGACAAAACACAAAATATTACCTCCAAGTAAATTTGGGTTAGTACAAATTACAAGACAAAGGGTTAGACCTGAGTTAAGTATAAAGACTACCGAAGCCGACCCAAATATAAATGGACAAGTAGAAGCTCCAATAGTTTTATTGGATAAAATTGAATCAGATTTAGAAAAATTTATTTTAAATTCTAAATCAAACAATAAAAAGATACAATTACACATTCATCCTTTTATTGCTTCCTATTTAACAAAAGGAGTAAATTCAATTCGTTTTAAATGGTATTTAAAACACAAAAAGTGGATTACAATTATACCTAGAGATGCTTACACATATTTGTATTATAAATTTCAAGCTAGTAAATAG